Proteins from one Chitinophaga oryzae genomic window:
- a CDS encoding RNA polymerase sigma-70 factor, with amino-acid sequence MVSIQDGDTAAFDELFLAMYPALCLLSNRIVGDESAAKDIVSEVFLQLWKTREFLHEVKSVNAYLYVATRNRSLNHLKKLKRNEKKVQLAYERQLEEKTYEDILQDVFNAEVVRMLHEAILTLPPECTKVVQLNIEGLSTNEIALQLGISPSAVSHQKARAIRLLRGKIVPGMALICLLLAD; translated from the coding sequence ATGGTAAGCATACAAGACGGCGACACAGCGGCATTTGACGAGCTTTTCCTGGCAATGTATCCGGCGCTTTGCCTGCTGTCAAACAGGATCGTAGGCGATGAATCTGCGGCAAAGGATATTGTGTCCGAGGTTTTTCTTCAGTTATGGAAAACGAGGGAATTCTTGCATGAAGTAAAAAGCGTCAACGCCTATTTGTACGTAGCCACCCGTAACCGCTCCCTGAACCACCTGAAAAAACTGAAGCGCAACGAAAAGAAAGTACAGTTGGCCTACGAAAGGCAGCTGGAAGAGAAGACGTATGAAGATATCCTGCAGGATGTTTTTAACGCCGAAGTCGTTCGTATGCTGCATGAAGCTATTTTAACGCTGCCTCCAGAATGCACCAAAGTGGTGCAGTTAAACATAGAAGGGCTCAGTACCAACGAAATAGCCCTGCAACTTGGCATTTCCCCTTCGGCGGTCAGCCATCAGAAAGCCAGGGCTATAAGATTGCTGCGGGGAAAAATTGTTCCCGGCATGGCGCTTATCTGCCTGCTCCTGGCGGATTAA
- a CDS encoding SusC/RagA family TonB-linked outer membrane protein, producing MQKTAYGGLSFPALRGSRLPAQISKVMRLLPVFLITALVSVKAAVSAQSVTLSGKNLSLKKVFSVIEKQTGYVLFSNKELLSGSGTVSLSVVDAPLKKVLDLVLKDQDLDYVLQGKTIILSGKPATAPAPAPFSPAAATVITGRVTDMEGVALPGVSIHVKETQKGIATTADGSFSVAVNEGNTLRFTYVGFTPREITVTADMLKEGRPALIVKLSRASTKLDEVAVTINTGYQSISRERMTGAYSSLQTKRLEGKLQPSLLTMLEGQAAGVAITKEGKVEVRGRSTFLANGEPLVVVDGFPAPGGLETVNIDNIETITVLKDAVAASIYGARSSNGVIVITTKTARTGRLQISYKGSTGMTLRPQLSYLNKSSAADFVDAEVDYYNSDAANMLWEYESSTFYGRVTQLMVMKEQGLLSEAEVNAELAHLKKNNTQDQLERHFFRKSLTQQHNIAIAAGTEKFATNAAVRYIANQGNMKGNSNDRLILDLKNDWRPGKRVTVKMFSNINFNNSKTPMDAADMLDYTNWKIMKPYYNIVDEQGNPQDIPAVRPDLIDRYIEYGGLKSMEYNPLNDLGMSTTSNQAFQARLGGSIAVNILDGLSAEVGGSWTRGSGILRNLRNANSFFVRSLYNAASSVSNPGKHYLPEGAILNETRSQSEAYTFRAQANYGKTFNKVHRISVIAGSEVNKDLIDNNAAPSRVGYNEQAGTFATFNYLDFNSFAYNTDFLFPDGMNPVSNGSYSLRDNRFFSVYANGSYEYNNRFILSGSARIDQGNLFGTNPKYRYKPNWSVGGTYKLGQEKFFNVSWIDKLDIRGSYGINGNISFTQGPFLLITPGAFSTSTGAIPYTIASLPDNNLRWERTLITNIGTDIRLMGGRLNMTIDYYNKMSKDLLAPDFIDPTYGRFMITRNAGSARNTGIELSLESDVMKTKHFGWNVFFNGSYNKSKVLQFNYNYLNPNYLTFSYSNTMLGSNGGAVLRTGYPLDAIFAYQYAGLDNTGTPQYYSDGKEKIYGNELAVKDMVYAGTARPKFILSLTNTFSYKRFDLSFMMIAQMGAVFRRDAFNGDNIDHKEVALRWRKPGDENHTIYPKLAAFSTDAWYFPYTEVMIEKSDFLKLRDLTLSYKLDNKVWGNTGLNGARIYFQSRNLWTLTANKVGVDPETIEQSVNMTIKRTLPLRPEFYIGFSVNL from the coding sequence ATGCAAAAAACTGCTTATGGCGGCCTGTCTTTCCCTGCGCTGCGGGGAAGCAGGCTCCCGGCACAAATTTCAAAAGTAATGAGGCTGCTACCTGTGTTTTTGATCACGGCCCTTGTTTCCGTGAAAGCGGCTGTTTCTGCCCAGTCTGTCACGCTTTCCGGCAAAAATCTCTCACTGAAAAAAGTGTTTTCAGTCATCGAAAAACAAACAGGGTACGTACTGTTTAGCAACAAGGAATTGCTTTCGGGATCGGGAACGGTCTCCCTGTCTGTCGTCGATGCTCCCTTAAAAAAGGTACTGGACCTGGTGCTGAAAGATCAGGACCTGGATTATGTGCTGCAGGGCAAAACCATTATCCTGTCAGGAAAACCTGCGACGGCTCCCGCGCCTGCGCCATTTTCCCCTGCGGCGGCCACGGTGATCACCGGCCGGGTGACCGACATGGAAGGCGTTGCGTTGCCCGGCGTGAGCATCCATGTGAAAGAAACGCAGAAAGGCATAGCCACCACGGCTGATGGAAGTTTTTCGGTGGCCGTCAACGAAGGAAATACCCTCCGGTTTACCTACGTAGGCTTCACTCCCCGCGAAATAACGGTGACCGCAGATATGCTCAAAGAAGGACGGCCCGCACTCATCGTAAAACTCAGCCGGGCATCCACCAAACTCGATGAGGTGGCTGTTACCATCAATACCGGTTACCAGTCCATCTCCCGCGAAAGGATGACAGGCGCCTATTCCTCCCTGCAGACAAAACGACTGGAAGGCAAACTGCAACCCAGCCTGCTGACCATGCTGGAAGGACAAGCTGCCGGTGTCGCCATTACCAAAGAAGGTAAGGTGGAAGTGCGCGGACGCTCCACTTTCCTGGCCAACGGGGAACCGCTGGTGGTGGTCGACGGTTTTCCGGCGCCCGGTGGGTTGGAAACGGTCAACATCGACAACATAGAAACCATCACCGTATTGAAAGACGCGGTAGCTGCTTCCATTTATGGCGCCCGTTCTTCCAACGGCGTCATCGTTATCACTACCAAAACGGCCAGGACCGGAAGGTTGCAGATAAGCTACAAAGGCAGCACCGGCATGACGCTCCGTCCCCAATTATCTTATCTCAACAAATCCAGCGCCGCAGATTTTGTGGACGCGGAAGTGGACTACTATAACAGCGATGCCGCCAATATGCTCTGGGAATATGAATCATCCACCTTCTATGGCCGCGTAACGCAATTAATGGTGATGAAGGAGCAGGGACTGCTTTCAGAAGCGGAAGTAAATGCGGAACTCGCACATCTCAAAAAAAATAATACCCAGGACCAGCTGGAGCGGCATTTCTTCCGGAAAAGTTTAACCCAGCAACATAATATCGCCATCGCCGCCGGTACGGAGAAATTCGCTACCAACGCGGCTGTCCGCTATATCGCCAATCAGGGCAATATGAAAGGTAACAGCAACGACCGGCTGATCCTCGACCTCAAGAACGACTGGCGGCCAGGGAAACGGGTAACCGTTAAAATGTTTTCCAATATCAATTTCAATAACAGCAAAACACCAATGGACGCGGCGGATATGCTGGATTACACCAATTGGAAAATCATGAAGCCTTACTACAATATTGTGGACGAGCAGGGGAATCCGCAGGATATTCCAGCGGTAAGGCCCGATCTCATTGACCGTTATATTGAATATGGCGGCCTTAAATCCATGGAATACAATCCGCTGAATGACCTCGGAATGTCCACTACCAGTAATCAGGCGTTTCAGGCAAGATTGGGAGGCAGCATCGCTGTAAACATCCTCGATGGCCTGAGTGCCGAAGTAGGCGGTTCATGGACAAGGGGCAGCGGCATCTTGCGCAACCTGCGCAATGCCAATTCTTTCTTTGTGCGCTCGCTTTATAATGCCGCTTCGTCGGTGTCCAATCCCGGCAAACACTACCTGCCGGAAGGCGCCATCCTGAATGAAACCCGCAGTCAGAGCGAAGCCTATACTTTCAGGGCACAGGCCAACTATGGAAAGACTTTCAATAAAGTTCACCGCATTTCCGTTATCGCCGGCAGCGAAGTGAATAAAGACCTGATAGACAACAACGCCGCACCCAGCAGGGTAGGGTATAACGAACAGGCCGGAACATTCGCTACGTTCAATTACCTGGATTTTAACAGCTTCGCCTATAACACGGATTTCCTCTTCCCCGATGGCATGAACCCTGTCAGCAACGGGTCCTATTCCCTGCGCGACAACCGCTTCTTTTCCGTATACGCCAACGGTTCCTATGAGTACAACAATCGTTTTATCCTGAGTGGCAGCGCCCGTATCGATCAGGGCAACCTGTTCGGCACCAATCCGAAGTACCGCTATAAACCCAACTGGTCTGTTGGCGGTACCTACAAACTCGGACAGGAAAAATTCTTTAACGTCTCCTGGATAGATAAACTGGACATCCGCGGTTCCTATGGTATCAACGGAAATATCTCTTTCACACAGGGGCCTTTTCTGTTGATTACGCCAGGGGCCTTTTCCACATCCACAGGAGCCATTCCCTATACCATCGCTTCCCTGCCGGACAATAACCTGCGCTGGGAGCGTACCCTCATCACCAATATCGGAACGGATATACGTTTGATGGGAGGACGGCTCAACATGACCATCGATTATTATAACAAAATGAGCAAAGACCTGCTGGCGCCCGACTTTATCGACCCTACCTACGGCAGGTTCATGATTACCAGGAATGCCGGGTCGGCGAGGAACACCGGCATCGAACTCTCCCTGGAATCGGATGTGATGAAAACAAAACACTTTGGCTGGAACGTCTTCTTTAACGGCAGCTACAACAAGAGCAAGGTATTGCAGTTCAACTATAACTATCTCAATCCCAATTACCTGACCTTCAGCTATTCCAATACGATGCTGGGAAGCAACGGCGGGGCAGTACTGAGAACAGGTTATCCGCTCGATGCCATTTTCGCGTACCAGTATGCCGGACTGGACAACACAGGTACTCCTCAGTACTACTCCGACGGGAAAGAAAAAATATACGGCAACGAATTGGCCGTGAAAGACATGGTGTATGCAGGAACAGCCCGGCCCAAATTCATCCTGAGCCTCACCAATACTTTCAGTTACAAACGTTTTGACCTCTCCTTTATGATGATCGCCCAAATGGGGGCCGTGTTCCGCAGAGATGCGTTCAACGGTGACAACATCGATCATAAGGAAGTTGCCCTGCGCTGGCGTAAACCGGGAGATGAAAATCATACCATCTATCCCAAGCTGGCCGCTTTCAGCACAGATGCCTGGTATTTCCCCTATACGGAAGTGATGATTGAAAAATCAGACTTCCTGAAACTCCGGGACCTCACCCTGTCCTATAAACTTGACAATAAAGTATGGGGCAACACCGGGCTTAATGGTGCGAGGATATATTTCCAGAGCCGCAACCTCTGGACTTTAACGGCCAACAAGGTAGGGGTAGACCCCGAAACAATTGAGCAGTCCGTGAATATGACCATCAAAAGGACATTGCCGCTGAGGCCCGAATTCTATATCGGATTTTCTGTAAACCTGTAA
- a CDS encoding FecR family protein, with the protein MINDPDIPDDEWLALLRAAKLAAYEKLDQLPAAEREELEKWLEQKAQHHDWRASLNNGEDLAALQKEYANFKAAAAEALESFHQQRLQLPETAGPVSRISFLRRSWTRYAAAVLLLAAGAWYFWPAENTTPAATPVAKETQQVMPGQDGAVLTLADGSTILLDSVGNGIVGHQGGAELSVKDGQLAYKKAGQTVAEETFNTLATPRGRQFRIVLPDGTAAWLNAASSIRFPTQFTQDVRRVEITGEVYFEAASMKKEGKAVPFVVNAGNRFEVTVMGTHFNVNAYPDEPSLNTTLLEGKVAVTMNGRGGKQQVILKPGDQASLTMRGDVVEKVQVRPGDIAKVMAWKNGVFDFEDARIDEVMRQLKRWYDIDVKYESGVPDIEFVGKMTRDIPLSGLLIALEKSNVHFRLEGRTLIVMP; encoded by the coding sequence ATGATAAATGATCCCGATATACCGGATGATGAATGGCTTGCCCTGCTGAGGGCAGCAAAGCTGGCGGCTTATGAAAAACTGGACCAGCTGCCGGCAGCAGAAAGGGAGGAGCTCGAGAAGTGGCTGGAGCAAAAGGCACAACACCACGACTGGCGGGCTTCGCTGAACAATGGAGAAGACCTTGCAGCGCTGCAGAAGGAGTATGCCAACTTTAAAGCAGCGGCGGCTGAAGCGCTGGAGAGCTTTCACCAGCAACGCCTGCAGCTGCCCGAAACAGCCGGACCTGTCTCCCGTATTTCATTCCTGCGCCGTTCCTGGACGCGTTACGCGGCAGCCGTACTGCTGCTGGCGGCGGGCGCCTGGTACTTTTGGCCGGCGGAAAATACCACACCGGCTGCAACACCGGTGGCAAAGGAAACCCAACAGGTGATGCCGGGACAGGATGGCGCAGTGCTTACGCTGGCGGATGGTTCCACCATCCTGCTGGATTCAGTTGGTAACGGGATCGTCGGCCACCAGGGCGGCGCGGAACTGTCGGTGAAGGACGGCCAGCTCGCGTATAAAAAGGCAGGTCAAACTGTTGCGGAAGAAACCTTTAATACCCTTGCCACGCCCAGGGGCCGGCAATTCAGGATAGTGCTGCCGGATGGTACCGCTGCCTGGTTAAATGCAGCCAGCTCCATTCGCTTCCCCACACAGTTTACGCAGGACGTCCGCCGGGTGGAGATTACCGGGGAAGTTTACTTTGAAGCCGCTTCCATGAAAAAAGAAGGCAAAGCCGTTCCTTTCGTGGTGAATGCCGGTAACAGGTTCGAGGTAACGGTGATGGGCACCCATTTTAACGTGAACGCCTATCCGGATGAACCGTCCCTGAATACCACGCTGCTGGAGGGTAAGGTGGCGGTTACCATGAACGGGCGCGGGGGAAAGCAACAGGTCATATTAAAGCCCGGTGACCAGGCGTCGCTCACGATGCGTGGCGACGTGGTTGAAAAAGTGCAGGTGAGGCCCGGTGACATTGCAAAAGTGATGGCCTGGAAAAATGGTGTTTTTGATTTTGAAGACGCCAGGATCGACGAGGTAATGCGCCAGTTGAAAAGATGGTACGATATCGATGTTAAATATGAGTCTGGCGTACCTGACATAGAATTTGTCGGAAAAATGACGCGGGATATACCGCTGAGCGGATTGTTGATTGCACTGGAAAAATCGAATGTTCATTTTCGTCTTGAAGGGCGAACGCTGATTGTCATGCCCTGA